From the genome of Halomonas sp. I5-271120, one region includes:
- a CDS encoding LysR family transcriptional regulator yields MDEQSVRWDDLRVVLAIHAAGSLSGAARRLGLSHATVFRRLDGIERRLGVSLFVRGRRGYTPTPAGEDMAATGARVEREVLGAERRVAGRDLRLSGTLRVTTTDTLLAGLLAPLLADFRRMHPDIVLEVAVSNQLYNLTRRDADVAVRPSSTPPEMLVGRRIGEIAQAVYGSRECQANNAAEQDWHGLDWVGPDAQLGYSALEAWMEHQAVAATCRYRLDSMLGMFSAVREGAGVAVLPCYLADADSRLVRLSEPLAELSTDLWLLTHPDLRRVARIRAFLDFIAEAVIERQERLIGKHG; encoded by the coding sequence ATGGATGAACAGAGCGTCCGCTGGGACGACCTGCGGGTCGTATTGGCCATCCACGCGGCGGGCTCCTTGTCTGGTGCCGCACGCCGCCTGGGACTCAGTCACGCCACGGTGTTTCGCCGCCTGGACGGCATCGAACGGCGTCTGGGCGTCAGCCTCTTCGTGCGCGGTCGCCGCGGCTACACGCCGACGCCGGCCGGCGAGGACATGGCCGCCACCGGCGCCCGTGTCGAGCGAGAGGTGCTGGGGGCCGAGCGCCGAGTCGCGGGGCGTGATTTGAGACTGTCCGGCACGCTGCGGGTGACGACCACGGATACCTTGCTCGCCGGTCTGTTGGCGCCGCTATTGGCGGACTTTCGCCGGATGCATCCGGATATCGTGCTAGAGGTCGCCGTCTCCAATCAGTTGTACAACCTGACCCGACGCGATGCGGATGTGGCGGTGCGGCCTTCGTCGACGCCGCCGGAGATGCTGGTCGGGCGCCGTATTGGCGAAATTGCTCAGGCCGTATATGGCTCACGTGAGTGCCAAGCCAATAACGCCGCTGAGCAGGATTGGCATGGCTTGGACTGGGTGGGGCCCGATGCCCAGTTGGGCTATTCGGCGCTGGAGGCCTGGATGGAGCACCAAGCGGTGGCGGCGACGTGTCGCTACCGACTCGACAGCATGCTGGGCATGTTCAGTGCCGTTCGCGAAGGCGCCGGTGTGGCGGTACTGCCTTGCTATCTCGCCGATGCCGATTCACGGCTGGTAAGGCTCAGCGAGCCATTGGCGGAGTTGAGTACCGATTTGTGGCTGTTGACGCACCCCGACTTGCGCCGGGTGGCCCGGATTCGCGCCTTCCTGGATTTCATCGCCGAAGCGGTGATTGAGCGCCAAGAACGGTTGATCGGAAAGCACGGTTGA
- a CDS encoding NAD(P)H-dependent oxidoreductase, protein MQVLIVHCHPEPRSFNAALTNIAVDTLEGLGHQVDVADLYAEGFDPVERPQHFAARRDDERFVPLDEQRHAVETGGLPEDVQGEIARLERADLVILQFPLWWHAQPAMLKGWFDRVFVYGGIYSGRMRYDRGRLRAKRVLCSVTTGSPAPAFSRDGRGGDIAALMWPIHCSLYYVGLEVLPPQLNYGIQGGGLSYQSEATFRDQLEADKARWVSRLKSLDGDTPIAFAGWDDWDEVGVLKPEHPARWRP, encoded by the coding sequence ATGCAGGTATTGATCGTCCACTGCCACCCCGAGCCCCGCTCCTTCAACGCGGCCCTCACCAACATCGCCGTCGACACCCTGGAGGGGCTCGGCCATCAAGTGGACGTCGCCGACCTCTACGCGGAGGGCTTCGATCCGGTGGAACGCCCCCAGCACTTCGCCGCGCGGCGCGACGACGAGCGGTTCGTGCCCCTCGACGAACAGCGACATGCCGTCGAGACCGGCGGTCTGCCCGAGGACGTGCAAGGCGAGATCGCGCGCCTCGAGCGGGCGGATCTGGTGATACTGCAGTTCCCGCTGTGGTGGCATGCGCAGCCCGCGATGCTCAAGGGCTGGTTCGATCGCGTCTTCGTCTACGGCGGAATCTACAGCGGCCGCATGCGCTACGATCGGGGCCGCCTGCGCGCCAAGCGGGTCCTATGCTCGGTGACCACCGGCTCGCCGGCGCCCGCATTCTCGCGGGATGGCCGCGGCGGGGATATCGCCGCCTTGATGTGGCCCATCCACTGCTCGCTCTACTACGTTGGCCTCGAGGTACTGCCGCCCCAACTCAACTACGGCATTCAGGGCGGTGGGCTCAGCTACCAGTCCGAGGCCACCTTTCGCGACCAGCTGGAAGCCGACAAGGCGCGCTGGGTGAGTCGCCTTAAGTCACTCGACGGTGATACCCCGATCGCCTTCGCGGGATGGGACGACTGGGACGAGGTCGGTGTGCTCAAGCCCGAGCACCCGGCCCGCTGGCGTCCCTAA
- a CDS encoding PLP-dependent aminotransferase family protein produces the protein MEPLSSQAKLDWVIDALAMELAEAASGPLSRRLYRGLRERIQAGRLAPGSRLPSSRRLARELCLGRNTVLAALEQLVAEGFLETRPGAGTFIADLPRLAGSSSASRLASAPAGAAPGTATAVALSSRGTRLLGYSAGPNARPGVFTPGVPALDRFPQALWQRLMRRHLHRAPTDWLGYQTHGGVPALREALCDYLRLSRSVRCRPEQILIVQGAQQGFELIARLLTDPGDRVWVEEPGYGGAKACFEAAGLEMRPVPVDDEGLRVAADLPEPRLIQVTPSHQYPSGVTMTLGRRLALLEAAERHGSWIVEDDYDSEFRYGQRPIAALQGLDNGGRVLYVGTFSKVLYPGLRLGYVVLPEPLVDPCRRANARLHREGQYVVQSALAEFIAAGHFSRHVRRMRDCYRDRQARLREALAPAVSEGLELSEGQAGMHLVAWLDNHATEAALVARGVDQGIGLSPLSAYYLTPPGRPGLVLGYAGASEAEIARAGGWLCREWLALREERGVRDASGPGARA, from the coding sequence ATGGAACCGCTTTCATCGCAGGCCAAGCTGGACTGGGTCATCGACGCCCTCGCCATGGAACTCGCCGAGGCCGCATCGGGACCGCTCAGTCGGCGGCTCTATCGTGGGTTGCGCGAGCGCATCCAGGCGGGGCGCCTGGCCCCGGGCAGCCGATTGCCGTCCTCGCGTCGCCTGGCCAGGGAGCTGTGCCTGGGGCGCAATACCGTGCTGGCCGCCCTCGAGCAGCTGGTCGCCGAGGGCTTCCTGGAGACGCGCCCCGGCGCCGGGACCTTCATCGCCGATCTGCCGCGACTGGCCGGGTCTTCGTCGGCATCAAGGCTGGCATCGGCGCCGGCCGGTGCGGCCCCCGGGACGGCAACGGCCGTCGCACTGTCGTCCCGGGGCACGCGGCTGCTCGGTTACAGCGCCGGCCCGAATGCGCGTCCCGGCGTCTTCACGCCGGGAGTGCCGGCGCTGGATCGCTTCCCCCAGGCGCTATGGCAGCGACTGATGAGACGGCATCTGCATCGCGCGCCCACTGACTGGCTGGGCTATCAGACTCATGGCGGCGTGCCGGCGCTGCGCGAGGCGCTGTGCGACTACCTGCGGCTGTCGCGCTCGGTGCGCTGCCGCCCCGAGCAGATCCTCATCGTCCAGGGCGCCCAGCAGGGGTTCGAGCTGATTGCGCGGCTGCTCACCGACCCCGGCGACCGGGTCTGGGTCGAGGAACCCGGCTACGGCGGCGCCAAGGCTTGTTTCGAGGCCGCCGGGCTCGAGATGCGCCCGGTGCCGGTGGATGACGAGGGCCTGCGGGTGGCGGCGGACCTGCCCGAGCCGCGGCTGATTCAGGTCACGCCTTCGCATCAGTATCCCAGCGGGGTGACCATGACCCTGGGGCGGCGCCTGGCCCTGCTCGAGGCCGCCGAGCGGCATGGGTCCTGGATCGTCGAGGACGACTACGACAGCGAGTTTCGCTATGGCCAACGGCCCATCGCCGCGCTCCAGGGGCTCGACAACGGCGGGCGGGTGCTCTATGTCGGCACCTTCAGCAAGGTGCTCTACCCGGGGCTGCGGCTGGGCTATGTAGTGCTGCCCGAGCCCCTGGTGGACCCGTGTCGGCGGGCCAACGCCCGGCTGCATCGCGAGGGGCAGTACGTGGTGCAATCGGCACTGGCCGAGTTCATCGCCGCTGGCCACTTCTCGCGCCATGTGCGGCGCATGCGCGACTGCTACCGCGACCGCCAGGCGCGGCTGCGAGAAGCCTTGGCGCCGGCGGTCAGTGAGGGGCTTGAGCTGTCGGAGGGGCAGGCCGGCATGCACCTGGTGGCCTGGCTCGACAACCACGCCACCGAGGCGGCGCTGGTGGCCCGCGGCGTCGACCAAGGCATCGGGCTGTCGCCGTTGTCGGCGTATTACCTGACGCCACCCGGCCGGCCCGGCCTGGTGCTGGGCTACGCCGGAGCGAGCGAGGCGGAGATCGCTAGGGCCGGCGGCTGGCTGTGCCGGGAGTGGCTGGCGCTCAGGGAAGAACGAGGCGTTAGGGACGCCAGCGGGCCGGGTGCTCGGGCTTGA
- a CDS encoding GNAT family N-acetyltransferase: MPVRPATHDDLSALAELLDGYRRFYGQAADLAAATDFAARRLALGDSRLLVEAGLDGTLRGFVQLYPTLSTVQLAPRWILGDLFVAPEARRQGVAKALMNAARNLAESHGIAQLRLQTQVDNHSAKALYASLGWRRDDAFDHYALSLPTATTR, encoded by the coding sequence ATGCCCGTGCGTCCCGCGACCCACGATGACCTTTCTGCCCTAGCCGAGCTGCTCGACGGCTATCGCCGCTTCTACGGCCAGGCGGCGGACCTCGCTGCCGCCACCGACTTCGCGGCGCGCCGCCTGGCGCTCGGCGACTCGCGCCTGCTGGTGGAGGCCGGCCTCGACGGCACGCTGCGGGGCTTCGTGCAGCTCTACCCGACACTGTCGACGGTGCAATTGGCCCCACGCTGGATCCTCGGCGATCTCTTCGTGGCCCCCGAGGCGCGCCGCCAGGGCGTCGCCAAGGCCCTGATGAACGCCGCCCGCAACCTGGCCGAATCTCACGGCATCGCCCAGCTGCGGCTGCAGACGCAGGTGGATAACCACAGTGCCAAGGCGCTCTACGCCTCGCTGGGCTGGCGTCGCGACGACGCCTTCGATCACTACGCCCTGTCGCTGCCGACCGCCACGACTCGCTGA
- a CDS encoding GNAT family N-acetyltransferase has product MTTTNAYNQPVGRPVPGWQGAASLSPVTLTGQRVRVEPLVADRHADALFTAWQAPNAAPETRDALAARWTYLGGRPFDDGPGCHAWLADRAASADPCFYAIVDAASGQALGIAAYLNIVPEHGSLEVGHLHFSPRLARTAAATEAMVLMMGHAFALGYRRYEWKCDALNAPSRRAAERLGFRFEGTFRQHRVVQGHNRDTAWFSVLDGDWPALERAFACWLAPDNFDPRGRQHRSLRELTEAALAAT; this is encoded by the coding sequence ATGACGACGACCAATGCCTATAACCAGCCGGTGGGCCGGCCCGTACCGGGTTGGCAGGGCGCTGCAAGCCTCAGCCCCGTCACGCTGACGGGCCAAAGGGTGCGCGTCGAGCCCCTAGTCGCCGACCGCCACGCCGACGCCCTATTCACGGCCTGGCAAGCGCCCAACGCGGCACCGGAAACGCGCGACGCCCTGGCGGCACGCTGGACTTATCTGGGTGGGCGGCCCTTCGACGACGGCCCCGGCTGTCACGCCTGGCTGGCCGACCGAGCGGCCAGTGCTGATCCATGCTTCTACGCCATCGTCGACGCCGCCAGCGGCCAGGCGCTGGGCATCGCTGCCTACCTGAACATCGTGCCCGAACACGGCAGCCTAGAGGTCGGCCACCTGCACTTCTCGCCGCGCCTCGCGCGCACCGCCGCCGCTACCGAGGCGATGGTGCTGATGATGGGACACGCCTTCGCGCTGGGCTATCGGCGCTACGAATGGAAGTGCGACGCCCTCAACGCGCCGTCTCGGCGGGCCGCCGAACGGCTGGGCTTTCGCTTCGAGGGCACCTTCCGCCAGCACCGGGTGGTGCAGGGCCACAACCGCGACACGGCCTGGTTCTCGGTGCTCGACGGTGACTGGCCGGCACTGGAGCGCGCCTTCGCGTGCTGGCTCGCTCCCGACAACTTCGACCCCCGGGGCCGCCAGCACCGCTCCCTCCGCGAACTGACCGAGGCGGCGCTGGCGGCCACCTAA
- a CDS encoding FMN-binding negative transcriptional regulator, which yields MYVSPALRMSTPKAQALIEAHPFGVLVGDDLQATHLPLQLRRDEGEFGTLYGHFARANPHWQALESRRVLAIFTGPHAYVSPTWYATRPAVPTWNYAAVHAEGRFERLDGAATAALIERSLAHFEPGLLNDKVTLDDAFRDRLLAGIVGFRLPIASLQGKAKLGQQRSAADQAGVAAGLRDSAAPEARALWRYMQDQAGGTGAP from the coding sequence ATGTACGTATCCCCCGCGCTGCGGATGTCCACGCCTAAGGCCCAGGCCTTGATCGAGGCGCATCCCTTCGGCGTGCTGGTCGGCGACGACCTGCAGGCGACCCACCTGCCGTTGCAGCTGAGACGCGACGAAGGCGAATTCGGCACTCTCTACGGCCACTTCGCCCGAGCCAACCCGCACTGGCAGGCACTGGAGAGTCGCCGAGTGCTGGCGATCTTCACCGGTCCCCATGCCTATGTGTCGCCCACCTGGTACGCCACCCGCCCGGCCGTACCGACTTGGAACTATGCCGCCGTGCACGCCGAGGGGCGGTTCGAACGACTCGACGGGGCCGCCACCGCCGCGCTGATCGAGCGCAGCCTGGCCCATTTCGAACCCGGCCTGCTCAACGACAAGGTGACGCTCGACGACGCCTTCCGCGACCGGCTGCTGGCCGGCATCGTCGGCTTCCGGCTCCCCATCGCCTCGCTCCAGGGCAAGGCCAAGCTCGGCCAGCAGCGCAGCGCCGCCGACCAGGCCGGGGTCGCAGCCGGGCTGCGCGACAGCGCCGCTCCCGAGGCCCGAGCCCTGTGGCGCTATATGCAGGACCAGGCAGGAGGCACGGGAGCCCCCTGA
- a CDS encoding phasin family protein, producing MSSTNFDQVTQQFESMFFGPARAYAAMSLDYSEKLMAAQFDAAKAYSDLGLSQARTALNVKDAEGLRTYVEGQQKVAKDVGERVKADAEKVVAMNQEVVQQAQKLTEESVKSASKAATTAAKPAAK from the coding sequence ATGAGCAGCACTAATTTTGATCAAGTCACCCAGCAGTTCGAATCCATGTTCTTCGGCCCGGCTCGCGCCTATGCCGCGATGAGCCTGGACTACTCCGAAAAGCTGATGGCCGCCCAGTTTGATGCCGCCAAGGCCTACAGCGATCTCGGCCTCAGCCAAGCGCGCACCGCCCTGAACGTCAAGGATGCCGAAGGCCTGCGCACCTACGTCGAAGGTCAGCAGAAAGTGGCCAAGGACGTCGGTGAGCGCGTCAAGGCCGATGCAGAGAAGGTAGTCGCCATGAACCAGGAAGTGGTTCAGCAGGCACAGAAACTGACTGAAGAGAGCGTCAAGAGCGCCTCCAAGGCCGCGACTACCGCGGCCAAGCCGGCTGCCAAGTAA
- a CDS encoding ABC transporter ATP-binding protein, whose product MIRIENVSKSFGGLQAVKDVSFEVAQGSITGLIGPNGAGKSTLFNIVAGLFPPTSGRIVLDGQDITGLPTHELFHRGLVRTFQIPHEFSQMTVRENLMVVPPEQSGENLFNSWLRWGQVCKEDAKVLERVDEVLDFLEISHVADELAGNLSGGQKKLLDLGRTMMTDAKMVLLDEPGAGVNRTLLGKIREAIRRLNTERGYTFCLIEHDMDLISQLCDPVHVMANGELIASGPMDEIRQNAEVREAYLGGGVSGHMGEDA is encoded by the coding sequence TTGATCCGAATCGAAAACGTCTCCAAGTCCTTTGGCGGCTTGCAGGCGGTGAAGGACGTGTCCTTCGAGGTTGCCCAGGGCAGCATCACCGGCTTGATCGGCCCCAACGGCGCCGGAAAAAGCACCCTGTTCAACATCGTCGCTGGCCTCTTCCCGCCCACTAGCGGCCGCATCGTGCTCGACGGCCAGGACATCACCGGCCTGCCTACCCACGAGCTCTTCCACCGTGGCCTGGTGCGCACCTTCCAGATTCCCCATGAGTTCTCGCAGATGACGGTGCGCGAGAACCTGATGGTCGTGCCCCCTGAACAGAGCGGTGAAAACCTCTTCAACAGCTGGCTGCGCTGGGGCCAGGTCTGCAAGGAAGATGCCAAGGTACTCGAGCGGGTCGACGAAGTGCTCGACTTCCTCGAAATCTCGCACGTCGCCGACGAGCTAGCCGGCAATCTCTCGGGTGGCCAGAAGAAGCTTCTCGATCTGGGGCGCACCATGATGACCGACGCCAAGATGGTGCTGCTGGATGAGCCCGGTGCCGGCGTCAATCGCACCCTGCTCGGCAAGATCCGCGAGGCGATTCGTCGCCTCAACACCGAGCGGGGCTATACCTTCTGTCTGATCGAGCACGACATGGACCTGATCTCGCAACTCTGCGACCCGGTACACGTGATGGCCAACGGCGAGCTGATCGCCTCTGGCCCAATGGACGAGATTCGCCAGAATGCCGAGGTCCGCGAGGCCTACCTGGGTGGCGGCGTCAGTGGTCATATGGGGGAAGACGCATGA
- a CDS encoding ABC transporter ATP-binding protein → MSSSTTTLLDARDIYGGYGGADILKGTNLRANADEIVVIVGPNGAGKSTAMKAIFGLVKIRTGQVLFQGEDITNAKPEQMVRRGIAYVPQEQNVFPSLTVQENLEMGGYLMTGDLGPRMEMIYDLFPKLAERRRQPAGLMSGGERQLVAMGRALMVDPKLLMLDEPTAGLSPKLIDETFERIKEINAQGIGVLMVEQNAKQALAIASRGYVLATGANRHEDTGPNLLANPEVAEMFLGG, encoded by the coding sequence ATGAGCAGCTCGACCACCACCCTGTTGGATGCCCGCGATATCTACGGCGGCTATGGCGGTGCCGACATCCTCAAGGGCACCAACCTGCGCGCCAACGCAGACGAAATCGTGGTCATCGTCGGCCCCAACGGCGCCGGCAAGTCCACCGCCATGAAGGCCATCTTCGGTCTGGTGAAGATCCGCACGGGCCAGGTCCTTTTTCAGGGCGAGGACATCACCAACGCCAAGCCGGAACAGATGGTGCGCCGGGGTATCGCCTACGTACCTCAGGAGCAGAACGTCTTCCCCTCGCTGACCGTGCAGGAAAACCTCGAGATGGGCGGCTATCTGATGACCGGCGATCTCGGGCCGCGGATGGAGATGATCTATGATCTCTTTCCCAAGCTCGCCGAGCGCCGCCGCCAGCCTGCCGGACTGATGTCCGGCGGCGAGCGCCAACTGGTCGCCATGGGCCGTGCGCTGATGGTCGACCCTAAACTGTTGATGCTCGATGAGCCCACTGCCGGCCTGTCACCGAAGCTGATCGACGAGACCTTCGAGCGCATCAAGGAGATCAACGCCCAGGGCATCGGCGTGTTGATGGTCGAGCAGAATGCCAAGCAGGCGCTGGCTATCGCCAGCCGCGGCTATGTGCTTGCCACCGGCGCCAATCGCCATGAGGACACCGGGCCCAATCTGCTGGCCAACCCGGAAGTCGCTGAAATGTTCCTGGGGGGCTAG
- a CDS encoding branched-chain amino acid ABC transporter permease, whose translation MNDIIQILIYGMVLGSVLSMGAIGVSMIFGILRFAHFAHGDFMTLGAYIGLTFIGVMGLSPWFALPAAMVGMAVVAVVIDQLLYRRIRRTQPVILLISSFGMALILRSLIQLIWGSENQTYASGIQFPWRLDVLGGLRIKPDHVWIVLISLGLVAGVHLFLTRTRMGKAMRAMSDNMDLALVSGIPAERVIIVTWIIGGALAAAAGVFLGIDTRLHPVMGWTTLLPVFAAAILGGIGRPYGAIVGGMIIGISMEMSTLFISAAYKPAVAFAIMVVMLIFRPQGIFKGTL comes from the coding sequence ATGAATGACATCATACAGATCCTGATCTACGGCATGGTGCTGGGCAGCGTGCTCAGCATGGGCGCCATCGGGGTGTCGATGATCTTCGGCATCCTGCGCTTCGCACACTTCGCTCACGGCGACTTCATGACGCTTGGCGCCTATATCGGCCTGACCTTCATCGGGGTGATGGGGCTAAGCCCCTGGTTCGCCCTACCAGCAGCCATGGTCGGCATGGCCGTGGTCGCCGTGGTCATCGACCAACTGCTCTACCGGCGCATCCGCCGCACCCAACCGGTCATTCTACTGATCTCCTCGTTCGGCATGGCGCTGATCCTGCGCAGCCTGATCCAGCTGATCTGGGGCTCCGAAAACCAGACCTACGCCAGTGGCATCCAGTTCCCCTGGCGCCTCGACGTGCTCGGCGGTCTGCGCATCAAGCCTGATCATGTGTGGATCGTGCTGATCTCGCTGGGCCTGGTGGCCGGCGTGCATCTGTTCCTGACGCGCACCCGGATGGGCAAAGCGATGCGCGCCATGTCCGACAACATGGACCTGGCGCTGGTCAGCGGCATTCCGGCCGAGCGGGTCATCATCGTCACCTGGATCATCGGCGGCGCCCTGGCGGCAGCAGCCGGGGTGTTCCTCGGCATCGATACTCGCCTACACCCGGTGATGGGCTGGACAACGCTGCTGCCGGTGTTCGCCGCGGCCATTCTCGGCGGCATCGGGCGACCCTATGGGGCCATCGTTGGCGGCATGATCATCGGTATCTCGATGGAGATGTCGACACTGTTTATCTCTGCCGCCTACAAGCCGGCCGTGGCCTTCGCCATCATGGTGGTGATGCTGATCTTCCGGCCTCAGGGCATCTTCAAGGGGACACTGTGA
- a CDS encoding branched-chain amino acid ABC transporter permease: MELASLFAYLVSFLTFAGIYAVLAMGLNTQWGFTGQFNIGIAGFFAVGAYTSAILTTPESPAYLGGLGMPFLVGLIGATLASALIGLVIGRITAKLRTDYLAIATIGIAEMIRLFIKNEDWLTNGVRGIAGIERPFAGTPLDSPFGYLLVVVAFVVLVYFLLERAYASPWGRVLRAIRENEPATAAAGKSIARFRLQAFVLGAAIMGLGGGLYAHFFGFLSPEAFMPLYGTFLVWVMLIAGGSGNNRGAILGAVVVWGVWTLTELATDLLPTEYATQAAALRVLLIGVLLQVILVTRPQGILPEKPPKLIARKK, from the coding sequence ATGGAACTCGCCAGCCTGTTCGCTTACCTGGTCTCGTTTCTGACCTTCGCCGGCATCTATGCGGTGCTGGCCATGGGCCTCAACACCCAATGGGGCTTCACCGGTCAGTTCAACATCGGCATCGCCGGTTTCTTCGCTGTAGGGGCCTATACCAGCGCCATTCTCACTACCCCGGAAAGCCCCGCCTATCTCGGCGGGCTGGGCATGCCCTTCCTGGTCGGCCTGATTGGGGCGACGCTTGCCTCGGCGCTGATCGGCCTGGTGATCGGGCGCATCACCGCCAAGCTGCGCACCGACTACCTGGCCATCGCCACCATTGGCATCGCCGAGATGATTCGCCTGTTCATCAAGAACGAAGACTGGCTGACCAACGGCGTGCGCGGCATCGCCGGCATCGAGCGCCCCTTCGCCGGCACACCGCTGGACAGCCCCTTCGGCTATCTGCTGGTGGTGGTGGCCTTCGTGGTGCTGGTCTACTTCCTGCTTGAACGTGCCTATGCCTCGCCCTGGGGCCGGGTGCTGCGGGCGATCCGCGAGAACGAACCGGCGACCGCCGCGGCGGGCAAGTCGATCGCCCGCTTCCGCCTGCAGGCCTTCGTGCTTGGTGCAGCCATCATGGGGCTGGGCGGCGGCCTCTATGCTCACTTCTTCGGCTTCCTGAGCCCTGAGGCCTTCATGCCGCTCTACGGCACCTTCCTGGTGTGGGTGATGCTGATCGCCGGTGGCAGCGGCAATAACCGCGGCGCGATCCTCGGCGCTGTGGTGGTGTGGGGCGTGTGGACGCTGACCGAGCTCGCCACCGACCTGCTGCCCACCGAGTACGCCACTCAGGCCGCCGCCCTGCGGGTGCTGCTGATTGGCGTGCTTCTGCAGGTCATACTGGTCACTCGGCCGCAGGGCATTCTGCCCGAGAAGCCACCCAAGCTGATCGCCCGCAAGAAGTAA
- a CDS encoding ABC transporter substrate-binding protein, giving the protein MIVKKPLIGAISAMAMATSLAATAEPLNVGVLVPLTGDLQSYGEPSLRAAELAVKEINADGGVMGEPMEISAGDTQTSPQPGVAAAQKLVNVQGVHAIFGALSSGVTIPVAQSVSKPEQVLQISNASTSPVITSLDDDDFLFRTVPSDAFQGVALSEITAAKGYKTVSVIYVNNDYGKGLTDAFSKAFEAQGGTVAASVAYEQGQAAYRGELQQADTGGTEALVLIGYPENGETILRQALEGGFFRDFVFTDGMKAPELVDNLGAQAVEGAIGTVPQARGDSPGAQHFASAYDGEYGEVPPKPYLDTAYDALYVIALAAEQAGSTDRVAIRDSVRMVANPPGVKVGPGEFAKAVELIAAGEDIDYEGASGSVNFDSNGDVPGTFGEWTFKDGEIITNRIFEPTMPE; this is encoded by the coding sequence ATGATCGTCAAGAAACCATTAATCGGGGCCATTTCTGCCATGGCGATGGCGACAAGCCTCGCGGCCACCGCCGAACCGCTGAACGTTGGCGTGCTGGTGCCGCTGACCGGCGACCTGCAGAGCTATGGTGAGCCGTCGCTGCGCGCGGCTGAGCTGGCGGTCAAGGAGATCAACGCCGACGGCGGCGTGATGGGTGAGCCGATGGAAATCAGTGCCGGTGACACCCAGACCTCGCCGCAGCCCGGCGTGGCAGCGGCTCAGAAACTGGTCAACGTGCAGGGCGTGCATGCCATCTTCGGCGCGCTGTCCAGCGGCGTGACCATTCCGGTGGCTCAGAGCGTATCCAAGCCCGAGCAGGTGCTGCAGATCTCCAACGCCTCTACCTCGCCGGTGATCACTAGCCTGGATGACGACGACTTCCTGTTCCGCACCGTGCCATCAGACGCCTTCCAGGGTGTGGCGCTGTCCGAGATCACCGCTGCGAAAGGCTACAAGACCGTCAGTGTCATCTACGTGAACAACGATTACGGCAAGGGCCTGACCGATGCCTTCAGCAAGGCCTTCGAGGCCCAGGGCGGCACCGTGGCAGCAAGCGTGGCCTACGAGCAGGGCCAGGCCGCCTATCGCGGTGAACTGCAGCAGGCCGATACTGGTGGTACCGAGGCACTGGTGCTGATCGGCTACCCAGAGAACGGCGAGACCATTCTGCGCCAGGCCCTCGAGGGCGGTTTCTTCCGCGACTTCGTGTTCACCGATGGCATGAAGGCGCCGGAACTGGTCGATAACCTTGGGGCCCAGGCCGTGGAAGGCGCCATCGGCACCGTGCCTCAGGCTCGCGGCGATTCGCCGGGTGCCCAGCACTTTGCCAGCGCCTATGACGGCGAATACGGCGAGGTGCCGCCCAAGCCCTACCTGGATACCGCCTACGATGCACTCTATGTCATCGCGCTGGCTGCCGAGCAGGCCGGTTCCACCGATCGTGTGGCGATCCGTGACAGCGTTCGCATGGTCGCCAATCCGCCGGGCGTGAAGGTCGGCCCGGGCGAGTTTGCCAAGGCCGTAGAGCTGATCGCGGCCGGTGAGGACATTGACTACGAGGGCGCCTCGGGTTCGGTGAACTTCGACAGTAACGGCGACGTGCCGGGCACCTTCGGTGAGTGGACGTTCAAGGATGGCGAGATCATCACCAACCGCATCTTCGAGCCCACCATGCCCGAGTGA
- a CDS encoding DUF1656 domain-containing protein gives MDLKEIALGGIYVSPLLLYALLGFLGALLVRTLLHRLVGSRVFWYEAWFDAALFVIITAAIAFLSSSATGSL, from the coding sequence ATGGACCTCAAGGAAATCGCCCTCGGCGGCATCTACGTAAGCCCATTGCTGCTATACGCCCTGCTGGGCTTTCTCGGCGCACTGCTCGTTCGCACCCTGCTGCATCGCCTGGTGGGCTCGAGGGTGTTCTGGTATGAAGCCTGGTTCGACGCGGCATTGTTCGTGATCATCACCGCAGCCATCGCATTTCTCTCTTCTTCTGCTACCGGATCGTTATGA